In Eulemur rufifrons isolate Redbay chromosome 2, OSU_ERuf_1, whole genome shotgun sequence, the sequence GCAGGCACCACGTCACAGACTGGGGGGAGACTGCCAGGCCTCAGCAGAGGCTGCTTGCTCATGACTGTGTTTCTGGATCCCGCCACCGCTCAGATCCCGGGTGGCCACGGGCACCAAAGGGTGTGGGAGAGCAGTACTGGGTGTGCCCTTGGAGACTGTTCTCACTCCCAGTTTCCAGACCAGACCCTGGTGGGGGTGTCACACATACTGGGGGTTCCAGCCTTTGCATCTCACCGTCTCtattgtgcttttgttttttccagtgTCTTCAAAAAGATTTTCTGCCAAGGTGAGGTACTAGATCATTGTCCCCTGGCTTGGGGGCAGTCACCCCCACCACGCTCATGAGGCTGGTGGTCCTGGGAGAGACTGGGGGCGGGGACAGGACCACCGGTCCTCCCACCCCAAGCTCTGCCTGGACACTGCCCGCCGTGGGAATTTACAGGAGACTCGGCGTATCCTTGGGTGATGGGGTGAGGCCACGGGAGAGCTCTAAACCACGTTTCTGCGTTTGATTTATTGTTACCCAGAGAGCAGGTGTTACCttctcaataaagaaaaaaataaagggcacgTGTAAAAGCCAGACTATCCAACACCAACGAATGGCCCTGCGCAGGGTTCTAAGCTCGCTCCGCAAACCGGGTTCGCTTTACAATCCCAGGGTTGGAGGACTGGGGAGGGCTCGATAATGTCGCAGGCTGCACCAACTGAGGTGCGGCACTCACGGGGTGCGTGTGGGGAGGCGGAGGAGTTGGCTGTGCATCAGCAGGGGTGGGGCACCCCGACCCAGCCTCCGGTTCAGGGCGCTCTGCAGGCCAACCGGGCTCTCGGGGAGGGCAGCGGAGTCGGAGGGATGCTGACCTCCATCTTTCTCCCAGGAGGCCTTCCGGATGCTCTATTACACTTACCTCAACGAGGGCTTCCTCAGCCTGTGGCGCGGGAACTCCGCCACCATGGTGCGCGTGGTGCCCTACGCCGCCATCCAGTTCAGCGCGCACGAGGAGTACAAGCGAGTCCTGGGCCGCTACTACGGCTTCCGCGGAGAGTAAGGCCCGGACGGCCCGGCCCCTCCTCCCACGCCACGCCCCTCCTCCCACGCCACGCCCCTCTCCTCCCACGCCACGCCCCCTCCTCCCGCGCCACACCCCTCTCCTCCCACGCCAcgccccctcctcccacaccaCGCCCCTCTCCCCTTCTCGCCTCGCCCCCTCCACCCTGGCCCTTCCCCCACAAAACGCCAGGCAGTTCCTCACTGAGACCCTCCCAAGCGCGCCCCTCAACTCTGTCACATCAGCCCGTTCTGTTAGAGCTCCTCTCGGTTTGCCCATCTGTTTCCTTACGCCCCCTTATAAGTGCTGGGGGCGCAGGCCACTGTGCCCCCAGAGCCGTGGGGAAAATACACACATCATTCGTTCATCCAGGGGGAAAGGGAAGGCACCCTGCGAATCTCCACGTGACTCCCACTCAGGAGACCGCAGCGCACCTGGTGTTCCGTGGCCGTAGCCACCCCCAGCTGGGACGTGTGGGGGCTCCAGCTGGGCTCCGGCCGGGCCTATGCGCATCTCAGCCCCTCACTGGGTCTCCTTTCCCCCCACCCGCTTCAGAGCCCTACCCCCGTGGCCTCGTCTTCTCGCCGGCTCACTAGCTGGGACGACCGCCGCTTCACTCACCTACCCCCTGGACCTGGTCAGGGCGAGGATGGCTGTGACCCCAAAGGAAATGTGAGTCCTACCTTGGTGACGCTCTCACCAGTCACAGGGGCTCCCAGGTCAGAATCCCTCCATCAGGCCCCCGGGTTTGGGTCTGTCCCCCTGCGTTAAGAATCCAACAtgctggctgggcgcggtggctcacgcctgtaatccgagcactctgggaggccgaggtgggaggatcgcttgaggtcaggagttcgagaccagcctgagcaagagtgagagcgcatctctactgaaaacagaaaaattagctgggcgttctggtgtttgcctatagtcccagctacttaggaggctgaggcatgaggatggcttgagtccagcagtttgaacttgctgtgagctaggttgaccccatggcaatctagcctgggcaacagggagagactcttgtctcaaaaaaaaaaaaaaaaaaatacgccATGCTGACCCCGCCTGGTACAACAGAGCAGGCCTGGTGTCCAATTCTGCAGCTGTTCTCGAAAGGCAGTAATTTGTTCTCTTACCCTGGGGTCAGTTTCTGCTTGGATCAAACCAAGAGTCTTGGTTTTGAATTGGATGCAGATGCATTAGAATGTGCGGGAATAAAAGGCAAGGGCTGAGCCCACTAAAGCGACCCCATGGTGAAGGTGGAGTTTGGGCTTGGGCCTGCCTTTCCCCGGATTCCAAGGCTTTTGCAGCATGGCTGTATCTCTCAAAGAAGGGAAGCAGCAACATgcgcccaggcccaggcccaggcccagcaggCTGCGGCAAGAACCGAGAGGCCGCATCCCACCTGCTCCCGCTCTGTTCCGGCAGGTACAGCAACATATTTCACGTCTTCGTCCGCATCTCGCGGGAAGAGGGCCTGAAGACCCTCTACCACGGATTTACGCCTACAGTGCTGGGGGTCATTCCCTACGCCGGCCTGAGCTTCTTCACCTACGAGACGCTGAAGAGCCTGCACAGAGGTAAGGAGCGTGGGAGGTCCGGGAAGGGGCGGCACCTCCGCCAAGCTCACGCAGACCCGGAGGCAGGACGGGGAACGACAGAGAGTGACGTAACAGCACTGACACCTGCCGCCCGTGTGAACAGGTGTGAGCACACTGCCGTCTTGCTCCTAGGTGTTTTTTGTTAAAGAATTAAACTGTTGTGGGTAAAGTTGAGGCCCGGACTCTCCCTCCCGAGGTCTCTTGCTAGAAGTGTGGGCTGCATCCCTCCGGACAGCTTTGGAAATGTGAACAGTACCTTGTCACACTCCACGGCATAAAAAGTGCCCCAGATGGAGTCAGCTTGCCTGGGCGTGCAGCTCCCCTTCGGCTGGTTCGGGGTCCATCCGCCTGCCATCTGTTTCTCTGCTCCACCCTGTTAGTGGCGACACCGTGTGCCTCCCCCTCTTGGGGGGTGTTAGGCTGTTTCCAGATTTTCTGTGATCAGCCCACATCCGGGACTCATCTCCCTGTGGGAGTGTGAGACCCGGTTTTCAGATTTTCTCCCCGCAAAGGGCCTCCCAGCACCCTGTCCCCACGTTCTCACCCCACATGGTGCCGGCAGCCCGTGTGTGTTTGCCCATCTGGTGCAATCAATGGATAGCAGCGTCTGCTTCTCCCTGTTCTGAATTCCTAGTTCTAAATTCACTGCTACAAAGGTGTAAAGAACCCCGGTCAATCGGTTGCGGCTCCTTCCTTCATCACGTCTACACGTCCTGTGTAGACCCACGCAACAGTGCTCTGTGTGGTTCACGGTCACATGTGTCGGTTCTTGGAACCACTAGCAAGGCCCTCCAGACGGGGCCGGTGGGCGACAGGGCAAGGCGAAGATTCTGGACGCGTTATTTTGCTAGACGCTGAGCTGACCCAATTGGATGTGAGCAGTGGCTCTCGGGGTTGGTTGTATGATTCcttgtgttttctgtcttttaagaAACTTCACTCCCGATTTTGATAAAAAGGAGTGACTGGGAGGTGAGGACGTGGGGCGCGGGGGTACTAGTGCACGTGCGCCGGTGGGCCGCTCACGCGGGCGCGGGGTGCTCGGCCCTCCCCGCGCGCTCAcgcccctcccggccccgcccgcaGAGTACAGCGGCCGCCGGCAGCCCTACCCCTTCGAGCGCATGATCTTCGGCGCCTGCGCCGGCCTCATCGGGCAGTCGGCCTCGTACCCGCTGGACGTGGTGCGGCGGCGCATGCAGACGGCCGGCGTCACCGGCCACCCGCGCGCCTCCATCGCGTGCACGCTGCGCACCATTGTGCAGGAGGAGGGCGCGGTGCGCGGCCTCTACAAGGGCCTGAGCATGAACTGGGTCAAGGGCCCCATAGCCGTGGGCATCAGCTTCACCACCTTCGACCTCATGCAGATCCTGCTGCGGCACCTGCAGAGTTAGGGGCCCTGCTGTCGGCTGCTCTCGGGATGGTGGACCGGCGACCCCTTTGGTTTTCTGAACCCGTGGAATACGGTGTGCTTGGTCCCACCACGGGAACCACGTCAGGGGCTTTCTGGAACAAGCAGGCGGGCCTGGGGGCCGGGGCTGGCAGCCCTTAAGGTGCAATGTTGGGGCAATGGGCTCAGGGTCACTGccactctcctcttccctcctccccaggggctGCGCTGCCTCGGGAGGTGTCGCCCAAAGACCCTGAGTCAGGAGTGGTCAGCTCCACCTCCTGGCCCTGCGTGTCCTCCAACATGCTGCTGATTCGAGTGTCCCTGTCCCCACTAGGCTCAGGGCCACACTCGCCTGTCCCTTCCGACTCTGCCTGCGGGCCtggcctccagcctgggcaggcaCCTTTCCTGGCAGCCCACCCCTGTCCAGGATGGGACAAGCCTCATGCTCAGTTTGGCCACAATGCAGAGCCTCTTACCCACCCAACCCATCCTGCCTTCTCTGTCATTTTCCAGAGGGCAATGACTCCTCCATCCCCAGAGCCTTCTGCTCAGGAACGGCCTTCTCCTGAGAGCCCCATCCTAGCCTCTGCTGTGAGTGCGGGACCCCTAGCTGCCCACCCGGGTGTAACCTTCCCAGGGAGGTCACGCATCCTCCGCACGGCAGGGTTTGAAGCACAGACCATGACATGGAACCACTTCAGGTTTGGGTCTGACCCCCCACCTGGGTAAATCTGCTGAAATCTGAGCACCCAGCCACCACCTCTAGGCCATGAAGCTCCTGCCGGGTCCCTGGCTCCCCAACTTCAGTGGGCACTTGGCTGAGGCATGGAGCAAGTTAAGGCCCACAAGGGATGTCTGATTTCCATGAATGGAGCACCCAGAGGTGGCTGGTGGTGTTGACCCTCCCAGAGTGGGAGCCCCATGACAGTGGGTGGCCCAGGTTGGGAACTGTGGAAGAGCAGAGGCACCCCAGGGAACCCCCAGCTAGCTGGTCTCTCAGAGAAGTCCCCAGGGCCGCCAGGTATTGGGGCTCAGAAATACCCAATAGCGATGTTTCGGgtttcttggttttttgttttattttgttcttcaaatTGGCCAACCCTGGGTTTATTCACATCAAAGCCCTGACTGGTCCGATCTGGTTCCAGGGCGAGGGGGACCTTGAGGGCTGGTTTCCATAGCTGGCTCAGCTGCCACACTGTGTGAAGGGCTCTGAGCTGGTGCCCCTGCCCTGTGTGTgtttcccgccccccccccccactcttcTTGCCTTGGACCTGCGAGTGTGAGGACCTCTCTCTGGCCTTAGCCACCAGCCATCCCTGACCTCATCCCCAGTGGCCCAGGCAGCCTCAGATGGCTATGAGGGGCTGTCCTATTGGGCGAGCATCCCTTGCCCCGTACTAAGATTCGGTGGGAGAGGCCGGGGTAGCCCTCACAGGGAGATGGGGGGACctgagccccccaacccccagcaagtgagggcagcaggggctgggggtccaCCAGGCGGGTGAGACCAAATAGGTGGTTGGGGAGTGCCCTCCTCTGGGCCCCAGGCTAGGTAGGAGAGACGAGGGTTGGGAGGGGCCCCAGGTCCTGCTGGCACGCAGCGTGCTTCCCCTGAGGTGGCTCCTGGCTGAGTGGGCTGTGGCAGTGccgtcccccacccctgcacacGGCCGGGCTCTCTGGCCGCTGCGGTCACCCGCCTCCCTGCTGATCGCTGGTCCCGGTCTGGAGTTATATTTTGATGCCATGAAGACACTTTGTTTATacataatgtttatatattttaaagatttgtgcCAAGAgagtatatttaataaaaattgaaatgactTCTGCTCATGTCTTGTCTTCTTTGGCTCTGAGCACCTCCTACCCTCCCCCAGGAACCCCAGAAGAGAGTTGATGTTGTTTTGATatatttgtgaataaagttttgaataaaaatcttgaataaagttttttttaattcaattgttGCTGTTTGAGTTGTTAATACATACCATGATTTTCCAGAAGACACCAACTGTGCAAAAGGGTTTATGATAAAAAGTAGGCGAGCCTCCCAGTTCCCTCTGTAGGTGTGTCTCCTCCTGGAGAGATTCTGTGCGTACACACTTGTCCCTTTGGGGACCTATGTGGCTACCCACAGTGTCAGTCAGGACGGGCTGCCTCCGGCTGCAGCTAGCACAGCCCCGAAATCCACGAGGATTGAACAAAGCTTTCTCTCCCCAGAGCCTGCACCCTGGGACTAGCTAAGGCATCGGGCCAGAGCAATCAGCTCCTGCAGGCCAGCAGAAAGGGTCTCGCAGCAGCAATCAAGGCTCACTTTGCCGGCAGCCCATTGGCCAGGGCGACCTGCAGGGCCCGCCCTCCACGAGGCTGGCCGTGGCAGCTGTGTGCGCATGCGTATGCACACTTGGTCAGGGCGAGCAGGTTCCACTGACCCCCACCGCTTTGCTCCATGCTTGTGAGTCGGGACCCCGCTGTCTGTCTCATTGTTAGCAGTTGCAGTGTTCCCCCAGGACGATGCCCACTGATGAAATTTACCCATCCATCATGAATAGGCAACTAGATTGTCAGTGAGCTGTTGCCAGGACGTCGTGGTGACTCAGTGGGGACCGCTGAGcttgtccccaccccccaccacatcCACGCCTGATTCCTCATTCCAGCTTCTATGCCGTGGTcaacccctccccactcccaccctgcaCTGTGGTGTCCCCTAATAGTATAGAGATGGGCTCATGGCCCTGTCTGGGCTAGCGACAGTGGGGAAGATGTTTGCTGGTTGCTTCTGAGAAAACTTCAGGAcgcactctccctctctctgatgGCCTTGGGGGAAGAAACCCCAGCCCGAGTGGGTGTTGGGACCACCTTGTGAACACCAGGAAGGGACTAACCCCAGGGTGAGGCTGACACTGCAGACAGTAGAGCAGAGATGAAGAGAGAAGCCGAATTCTTGTTGATGTCTGGGCTGCTGGATCTAGCTTTACCTGAAGCTCAATTGACTCTCCACTTCCAGCAACATGAGT encodes:
- the SLC25A42 gene encoding mitochondrial coenzyme A transporter SLC25A42, whose translation is MGNGVKEGSVHLREDAEAVLSSPVSSKSDHRQVLSSLLSGALAGALAKTAVAPLDRTKIIFQVSSKRFSAKEAFRMLYYTYLNEGFLSLWRGNSATMVRVVPYAAIQFSAHEEYKRVLGRYYGFRGEALPPWPRLLAGSLAGTTAASLTYPLDLVRARMAVTPKEMYSNIFHVFVRISREEGLKTLYHGFTPTVLGVIPYAGLSFFTYETLKSLHREYSGRRQPYPFERMIFGACAGLIGQSASYPLDVVRRRMQTAGVTGHPRASIACTLRTIVQEEGAVRGLYKGLSMNWVKGPIAVGISFTTFDLMQILLRHLQS